A DNA window from Thermococcus sp. 4557 contains the following coding sequences:
- a CDS encoding ribose 1,5-bisphosphate isomerase, with amino-acid sequence MPVVNEVLEIAQEIKDMRIRGAGKIGRYAAYALQIQAEKSAATDVDAFWDEMKKAAKLLYETRPTAVSLPNALRYVMHRGKVAYAGGADLEQLKFIVINAAKEFIHNSEKALERIGEMGAKRIEDGDVIMTHCHSKAAISVMKTAWEQGKDIKVIVTETRPKWQGKLTAKELASYGIPVIYVVDSAARHYMKMTDKVVMGADSITVNGAVINKIGTALIALTAKEHRVWTMIAAETYKFHPETMLGQLVEIEMRDPHEVIPEEELKTWPENIEVWNPAFDVTPPEYVDVIITERGIIPPSAAIDILKEEFGWALKYTEPWED; translated from the coding sequence GTGCGGGCAAGATAGGGCGATACGCGGCCTACGCCCTTCAGATTCAGGCCGAGAAGAGTGCAGCGACGGACGTTGATGCATTCTGGGACGAGATGAAGAAGGCCGCCAAGCTTCTCTACGAGACGAGGCCGACGGCGGTTTCCCTGCCGAACGCGCTCCGTTACGTCATGCACCGCGGTAAAGTGGCGTACGCCGGCGGGGCGGACCTTGAACAGCTCAAATTCATAGTCATAAACGCCGCGAAGGAGTTCATCCACAACTCCGAGAAAGCTCTTGAGAGGATAGGCGAGATGGGAGCGAAGCGCATAGAGGACGGCGACGTCATAATGACCCACTGCCACAGCAAAGCAGCGATAAGCGTCATGAAGACCGCATGGGAGCAGGGCAAGGACATAAAGGTCATCGTCACCGAGACGAGGCCCAAGTGGCAGGGCAAGCTCACCGCTAAGGAGCTCGCAAGCTACGGCATCCCTGTCATCTACGTCGTGGACAGCGCCGCGAGGCACTACATGAAGATGACCGACAAGGTGGTCATGGGAGCGGACAGCATCACCGTCAACGGCGCGGTGATAAACAAGATCGGCACAGCTCTCATAGCCCTCACCGCCAAGGAGCACCGCGTCTGGACGATGATAGCTGCGGAAACCTACAAGTTCCACCCCGAGACGATGCTCGGCCAGCTGGTCGAGATAGAGATGCGCGACCCGCACGAAGTCATTCCGGAGGAGGAGCTCAAGACCTGGCCGGAGAACATCGAGGTCTGGAACCCGGCCTTCGACGTCACGCCGCCTGAGTACGTGGACGTCATCATCACCGAGCGCGGAATAATCCCGCCGAGCGCTGCCATAGACATCCTCAAGGAGGAGTTCGGCTGGGCCCTCAAGTACACCGAGCCCTGGGAGGACTGA
- a CDS encoding hypothetical protein (functions along with aFIB and aL7a; guides 2'-O-methylation of ribose to specific sites in RNAs), giving the protein MKAYVAENVRGIYAFDESGNLIDQRVFSGRPEASLDRLLKGEPSDELVSFLDELMERGYDEFVVEDSELGRALKELGYNATAEFPNIAGEKLRSSPEEFLGENWFDEYFGVGVALTRLRIQEQSGARDKMIIQAIEALDDIDKVTNLLVSRLREWYGLHFPELDEILPRHEQYVAFVKTVGSRDNVSEERLRSLGFPDSKVEKILKAAETSMGAPLGKFDSDIIMKLASEINDLYKLRKEIEDYLETAMDEVAPNLKALVGAKLAARLMSLAGGLKELAIMPASTIQVLGAEKALFRHLRSGAKPPKHGVIFQYPAINRSPWWQRGKIARALAGKLAIAARVDYFSGEYIAEELKQEIEQRIQEIKQKYPNPPKRKAKPEKKKKKKKFKGKEKKGKGFGGKKKEKAGKGKKGEKGGKKKKKGGKR; this is encoded by the coding sequence ATGAAAGCTTACGTAGCGGAGAACGTCAGGGGCATCTACGCCTTTGACGAGAGCGGTAATCTCATTGATCAGAGGGTCTTCTCCGGAAGGCCGGAAGCGAGCCTTGACAGGCTTCTGAAGGGCGAGCCAAGCGATGAGCTGGTTTCTTTCCTTGACGAGCTCATGGAGAGGGGCTACGACGAGTTCGTGGTGGAAGACTCCGAACTGGGAAGGGCGCTGAAGGAGCTCGGCTACAACGCAACCGCCGAGTTCCCGAACATCGCCGGAGAGAAGCTCCGCTCAAGCCCGGAGGAGTTCCTCGGCGAGAACTGGTTCGACGAGTACTTTGGGGTTGGCGTTGCCCTGACCAGGCTCCGCATACAGGAGCAGAGCGGCGCGCGCGACAAGATGATAATCCAGGCCATCGAGGCCCTCGACGACATAGACAAGGTCACCAACCTCCTCGTCTCCAGGCTGAGGGAGTGGTACGGTCTGCACTTCCCCGAGCTCGATGAGATTCTGCCAAGGCACGAGCAGTACGTGGCTTTCGTCAAGACCGTTGGCTCGAGGGACAACGTCAGCGAGGAGAGGCTCAGGAGCCTTGGCTTCCCGGATTCCAAGGTGGAGAAGATACTGAAGGCTGCGGAGACATCCATGGGTGCTCCGCTCGGTAAGTTCGACAGCGACATCATAATGAAGCTGGCCAGCGAGATAAACGACCTCTACAAGCTCAGGAAGGAGATAGAGGACTACCTGGAGACGGCCATGGACGAGGTCGCACCGAACCTGAAGGCTTTAGTCGGCGCCAAGCTAGCCGCTCGCCTTATGAGCCTCGCTGGAGGCCTCAAGGAGCTCGCCATAATGCCAGCATCGACCATACAGGTTCTCGGTGCCGAGAAGGCGCTCTTCAGGCACCTGAGGAGCGGTGCCAAGCCGCCGAAGCACGGCGTCATCTTCCAGTACCCGGCCATAAACCGCTCGCCGTGGTGGCAGAGGGGTAAGATCGCGAGGGCTTTGGCAGGAAAGCTCGCCATAGCTGCCAGGGTTGACTACTTCTCCGGCGAGTACATAGCTGAGGAGCTGAAGCAGGAGATAGAGCAGCGCATCCAGGAAATAAAGCAGAAGTATCCGAACCCGCCCAAGAGGAAGGCCAAGCCCGAAAAGAAGAAGAAAAAGAAGAAGTTCAAGGGCAAGGAGAAGAAGGGCAAGGGCTTTGGCGGTAAGAAGAAGGAGAAAGCCGGAAAGGGTAAGAAGGGCGAGAAAGGCGGAAAGAAAAAGAAGAAGGGCGGCAAGAGGTGA
- a CDS encoding fibrillarin-like rRNA/tRNA 2'-O-methyltransferase, with product MRIKKHKFPGVYVFVDEDGSEKIATKNLVPGQKVYGERLIKSEGEEYRIWNPSRSKLGAAILNGLKNFPIKPGSKVLYLGVASGTTASHVSDVVGWEGKVFGVEFSPRVLRELVPLVEERRNLVPILGDATKPEGYRALVPKVDVIFEDVAQPTQAKILIDNARVFLKSGGYAMISVKSRSIDVTKEPEQVFKEVEKELSEYFEVVERLSLEPYEKDHALFVVRKP from the coding sequence ATGAGGATTAAGAAGCACAAGTTCCCCGGCGTTTACGTCTTCGTTGATGAGGACGGCAGCGAGAAGATAGCCACCAAGAACCTCGTTCCGGGCCAGAAGGTCTACGGCGAGAGGCTGATAAAGTCCGAGGGTGAGGAGTACAGGATATGGAACCCGAGCAGGTCGAAGCTCGGTGCGGCCATACTGAACGGTCTCAAGAACTTCCCGATAAAGCCGGGCTCAAAGGTCCTCTACCTCGGAGTCGCGAGCGGAACCACCGCCAGCCATGTCAGCGACGTCGTGGGCTGGGAGGGCAAGGTTTTTGGCGTTGAGTTCTCCCCGCGCGTCCTGAGGGAGCTGGTGCCCCTCGTGGAGGAGCGCAGGAACCTCGTCCCGATACTCGGCGACGCCACCAAGCCAGAAGGCTACCGCGCGCTCGTGCCGAAGGTTGACGTTATCTTTGAGGACGTTGCCCAGCCGACCCAGGCGAAGATACTCATAGACAACGCCAGGGTCTTCCTGAAGAGCGGCGGCTACGCCATGATAAGCGTCAAGAGCAGGAGCATCGACGTCACGAAGGAGCCCGAGCAGGTCTTCAAGGAGGTCGAGAAGGAGCTTTCTGAGTACTTCGAGGTCGTTGAGAGGCTTTCGCTTGAACCCTACGAGAAGGACCACGCGCTGTTCGTTGTGAGGAAGCCGTGA
- a CDS encoding PEGA domain-containing protein: MKKILVLIEIALILGALMITSGSVNAETTEYWAKTYEGYAKDYARAVSIADNGDIIVVGYTESFGAGSYDVWVLRLDSKGNVKWQKTYGGKGWDRAHAVAIAENGDIIVVGDTSFGAGKSDLWVLRLDKEGHVKWQKTYGGRNSDWGRAVAIASNGDIIAAGGTRSFGAGMSDIWVLRLDSGGNVNWQKTYGGSGEEWATEVALDPNKDIIVVGNAGGDVSVLSLDSTGNIKWQKTYSGRLSDVANAVAIAENRDIIVAGHTRSFGDSSGATWVLRLDSNGNARWQKTYSGNYQDIAYAVVLAPNEDIIVVGSDLLRLNPDGKLKWAKRVGGEDIKILPDGTTVLVGGNFLVARFNVDEAPEYSGWGWKNATLEVHDSNAEVEWINPQGGIPNVNINTSNAEVHNTEATVETQWPQTTLKVSSEPSGAKVYINGKYRGTTPLTLELSSGNYTVELSRTNYEDYTVNVTLETGETKTISATLTPKFGYLDAYSNPPGAEVYVDEDYLGTTPITDHKLPLGEHTIKVKMEDYKEYTKTINIELGKTTKVEATLSAIPATFKVSSNPSGADVYINGKYRGTTPLTLELSPGTHSLTISKNGYKEYVMNVTLEAGETVGITVQFENKTTTTDSNNDNGICGPALIIALALIPILKRRG; encoded by the coding sequence ATGAAAAAAATTCTTGTATTGATTGAGATTGCCCTCATTCTAGGGGCGCTGATGATAACGTCAGGGAGTGTCAACGCTGAAACCACAGAATATTGGGCCAAGACATACGAAGGATATGCCAAAGATTATGCGCGTGCTGTTTCAATCGCCGACAATGGGGATATTATTGTAGTGGGTTATACCGAAAGCTTCGGCGCTGGCAGTTACGACGTTTGGGTCCTCAGGCTTGATTCCAAGGGTAATGTGAAATGGCAGAAGACGTACGGAGGAAAAGGTTGGGATAGGGCCCATGCAGTTGCCATTGCCGAGAACGGGGATATAATTGTAGTGGGTGATACAAGCTTCGGCGCTGGAAAGAGCGATCTGTGGGTTCTCCGTTTAGACAAGGAAGGTCATGTGAAATGGCAAAAAACTTATGGTGGCCGGAACTCAGATTGGGGTAGAGCGGTTGCAATAGCTTCGAACGGGGACATAATTGCGGCTGGAGGCACTAGAAGCTTCGGGGCTGGGATGAGCGATATTTGGGTCCTCAGACTTGATTCTGGTGGTAATGTGAACTGGCAAAAAACTTACGGAGGAAGTGGTGAAGAGTGGGCTACTGAGGTTGCTCTGGATCCAAATAAGGATATTATTGTGGTGGGTAATGCCGGTGGGGATGTTTCCGTTCTCAGCCTTGATTCTACGGGTAATATAAAATGGCAGAAAACCTACTCAGGTAGACTTTCAGATGTGGCTAATGCAGTTGCCATTGCTGAGAACAGGGACATAATTGTGGCAGGGCATACCCGCAGCTTTGGTGATTCTAGTGGTGCCACATGGGTTCTTAGGCTTGATTCCAACGGCAACGCAAGATGGCAGAAAACCTACAGTGGAAATTATCAAGACATTGCTTATGCGGTCGTCCTTGCACCGAATGAGGATATTATTGTGGTTGGAAGTGATTTACTAAGATTGAACCCAGACGGAAAGCTCAAGTGGGCTAAGCGGGTAGGAGGAGAGGATATTAAGATTCTCCCTGATGGGACTACAGTTTTAGTTGGCGGAAATTTTCTCGTCGCAAGGTTTAACGTGGATGAAGCGCCAGAATATTCTGGCTGGGGATGGAAAAATGCAACCCTAGAAGTGCATGACAGTAACGCTGAAGTGGAGTGGATTAATCCTCAAGGGGGAATACCAAATGTTAATATCAACACCTCGAACGCTGAGGTTCATAACACGGAGGCAACTGTGGAGACACAATGGCCGCAAACTACTCTGAAAGTCTCTTCAGAACCTTCTGGGGCGAAGGTTTATATTAACGGCAAGTACAGAGGAACAACTCCCCTAACGCTTGAACTCTCTTCCGGCAATTACACAGTGGAGCTTTCTAGGACTAACTACGAGGACTATACGGTGAATGTGACCCTTGAAACTGGAGAGACGAAGACCATCTCGGCAACGTTAACGCCAAAGTTTGGTTATTTGGACGCTTACTCCAACCCTCCAGGTGCTGAGGTTTACGTTGATGAAGACTACCTTGGGACGACTCCGATAACTGATCATAAGCTTCCCTTGGGAGAGCATACGATTAAAGTCAAGATGGAAGATTACAAGGAGTACACGAAAACAATAAATATCGAACTTGGAAAAACGACTAAAGTTGAGGCCACATTATCTGCAATCCCTGCAACGTTCAAAGTATCCTCCAATCCTTCCGGGGCTGATGTTTACATTAACGGAAAATACAGGGGAACGACGCCTTTAACGCTCGAACTCTCTCCAGGAACTCATTCACTGACGATATCCAAGAATGGTTACAAAGAGTACGTAATGAACGTAACTCTCGAAGCAGGGGAAACTGTAGGAATCACTGTTCAATTCGAGAACAAGACCACGACAACCGACTCCAACAATGACAACGGCATCTGCGGGCCTGCGCTGATAATTGCTCTTGCACTAATCCCCATTCTCAAAAGGCGTGGGTAA